In Pan paniscus chromosome 13, NHGRI_mPanPan1-v2.0_pri, whole genome shotgun sequence, one DNA window encodes the following:
- the CFLAR gene encoding CASP8 and FADD-like apoptosis regulator isoform X6, whose amino-acid sequence MSAEVIHQVEEALDTDEKEMLLFLCRDVAIDVVPPNVRDLLDILRERGKLSVGDLAELLYRVRRFDLLKRILKMDRKAVETHLLRNPHLVSDYRVLMAEIGEDLDKSDVSSLIFLMKDYMGRGKISKEKSFLDLVVELEKLNLVAPDQLDLLEKCLKNIHRIDLKTKIQKYKQSGGWNGTRMTKASFSLWLEITSLYILHIPDLPTPLPCIFMISAKCCQAVLNISVFKKESGICTGWQSYEHSGVLHVC is encoded by the exons ATGTCTGCTGAAGTCATCCATCAGGTTGAAGAAGCACTTGATACAGATGAGAAGGAGATGCTGCTCTTTTTGTGCCGGGATGTTGCTATAGATGTGGTTCCACCTAATGTCAGGGACCTTCTGGATATTTTACGGGAAAGAGGTAAGCTGTCTGTCGGGGACTTGGCTGAACTGCTCTACAGAGTGAGGCGATTTGACCTGCTCAAACGTATCTTGAAGATGGACAGAAAAGCTGTGGAGACCCACCTGCTCAGGAACCCTCACCTTGTTTCGGACTATAG AGTGCTGATGGCAGAGATTGGTGAGGATTTGGATAAATCTGATGTGTCCTCATTAATTTTCCTCATGAAGGATTACATGGGCCGAGGCAAGATAAGCAAGGAGAAG AGTTTCTTGGACCTTGTGGTTGAGTTGGAGAAACTAAATCTGGTTGCCCCAGATCAACTGGATTTATTAGAAAAATGCCTAAAGAACATCCACAGAATAGACCTGAAGACAAAAATCCAGAAGTACAAGCAGTCTG GTGGATGGAATGGAACCCGGATGACCAAAGCCTCCTTTAGCTTGTGGCTAGAAATCACGTCCCTTTATATTCTTCATATCCCAGATCTGCCAACTCCATTGCCCTGTATATTCATGATCTCTGCAAAATGCTGCCAAGCAGTTCTTAACATTTCAGTCTTCAAGAAAGAATCTGGGATCTGCACAGGCTGGCAGAGCTATGAACATTCAGGGGTTTTGCATGTATGCTGA